A portion of the Pirellulales bacterium genome contains these proteins:
- a CDS encoding segregation/condensation protein A, which translates to MNFQVELNEFRGPLDLLLFLVRKHEVEINDIPIAPITDQFLQYLEVLQQLNVDDVGDFVELASTLIEIKSRSVLPRTEEIEEPVEDPRRDLVRRLLEYKQFKDAASMLEERGRQWQQHFPRLTSDTQQRERDPAEEPIHEVELWDLVSAFGRILREQAASGPSNIVYDDTPIHVYMERIHGQLKQHGKLAMSELFSPHTNRSTLVGLFLATLELVRHHGVRLEQGELFEEIWILPGESADKPLDLAASQNITAQDTSGDNAPMEQPAKPRRKGRKRKE; encoded by the coding sequence ATGAATTTTCAGGTCGAACTTAATGAGTTTCGCGGGCCGCTCGATTTGCTTTTGTTCCTGGTGCGCAAGCATGAAGTCGAAATCAACGATATTCCCATTGCGCCCATCACGGATCAATTCTTGCAATACTTGGAAGTGTTGCAACAGCTTAATGTGGACGATGTGGGCGACTTCGTCGAATTGGCCAGCACGCTGATCGAAATCAAATCGCGAAGCGTCTTGCCGCGGACGGAGGAAATCGAGGAGCCCGTGGAAGACCCACGGCGCGATTTGGTTCGACGCCTGCTGGAGTACAAGCAGTTCAAAGACGCCGCCAGCATGCTCGAGGAGCGCGGCCGACAATGGCAGCAGCATTTTCCACGCTTAACCAGCGACACGCAGCAGCGCGAGCGCGATCCGGCAGAGGAACCCATTCACGAAGTTGAGCTGTGGGATTTAGTCAGCGCCTTTGGCCGCATATTGCGCGAGCAAGCCGCGTCGGGCCCGTCGAACATCGTTTACGACGACACCCCCATTCACGTTTACATGGAGCGCATTCACGGGCAATTGAAGCAACACGGCAAACTGGCGATGTCGGAATTATTTAGCCCACACACAAATCGATCGACTTTGGTAGGATTGTTTTTGGCAACGCTGGAACTGGTACGTCACCACGGCGTGCGATTGGAACAAGGAGAACTGTTCGAGGAGATTTGGATTTTGCCGGGGGAGTCAGCGGACAAACCCTTGGATTTAGCCGCTTCCCAAAACATCACAGCGCAGGACACATCGGGCGACAACGCTCCAATGGAACAACCAGCTAAGCCACGGCGTAAAGGCCGCAAACGGAAAGAATAA
- the sucC gene encoding ADP-forming succinate--CoA ligase subunit beta: MKIHEFQAKQIFRDAGVATPRGMVARTADEAAKAFRELGGSLAVVKAQIHAGGRGKGTVKANSQHGVQLVKSAEEAANVARNLLGQPLVTIQTGPEGQVVRQVLVEEGCEIARELYLGILVDRSVGGPVLIASPAGGMNIEEVAAKTPELIFKEPFDPEAGLQPYQARKMAAKLSLQGSSIRAAEKFLRSVCRVLVWKDASLVEVNPLVVTKSGDLIALDAKITFDDNALFRHPELLEMRDIAEEEPTEVRAQKAGLSYVKLDGTIGCLVNGAGLAMSTMDLIKLHGGEPANFLDVGGGANTEQVTEAFRILLSDPNVKGVLVNIFGGIMRCTIIANALVEAYKTVGFNVPLVVRLEGTEVEEGRKIIKNSGVNIVTAEGLTDAAKKVVAATAR, from the coding sequence ATGAAAATTCACGAATTTCAAGCTAAACAAATTTTCCGCGATGCCGGCGTAGCCACTCCACGGGGCATGGTTGCCCGCACCGCCGACGAAGCCGCCAAGGCATTCCGCGAGTTGGGCGGTTCGCTCGCCGTGGTGAAAGCTCAAATTCATGCCGGCGGTCGCGGCAAAGGCACGGTAAAAGCCAATTCGCAGCACGGCGTGCAGTTGGTTAAATCGGCCGAAGAAGCCGCGAACGTGGCCCGCAATTTGTTAGGCCAGCCGCTGGTGACTATTCAAACCGGTCCGGAAGGACAAGTTGTTCGCCAGGTGTTGGTTGAAGAAGGCTGCGAGATTGCGCGGGAATTGTATTTGGGAATTCTCGTCGACCGCAGCGTCGGCGGACCGGTGCTCATTGCCTCGCCGGCCGGCGGCATGAACATTGAGGAGGTGGCCGCCAAAACACCGGAGTTGATTTTCAAAGAGCCGTTCGATCCCGAAGCCGGCTTGCAGCCCTATCAAGCGCGCAAAATGGCCGCAAAGTTGTCCCTGCAAGGCAGCAGCATCCGCGCAGCTGAAAAATTCCTCCGCTCGGTCTGCCGCGTGCTGGTGTGGAAAGATGCCAGTTTAGTCGAGGTCAATCCGCTGGTCGTAACAAAGTCGGGCGATTTGATCGCACTCGATGCCAAGATCACTTTCGACGACAACGCCTTGTTCCGGCATCCCGAACTGCTCGAAATGCGCGACATTGCCGAAGAAGAACCCACCGAAGTGCGGGCTCAAAAGGCCGGTCTAAGCTATGTAAAGCTCGACGGCACCATCGGCTGCTTGGTAAATGGCGCTGGCTTGGCCATGAGCACGATGGATCTCATCAAACTACACGGCGGCGAGCCAGCGAATTTTTTGGACGTGGGCGGCGGCGCCAACACCGAGCAAGTAACCGAGGCATTCCGCATTTTACTTTCCGATCCCAATGTGAAGGGTGTGCTGGTAAATATTTTTGGCGGCATCATGCGGTGCACCATCATCGCCAACGCTTTGGTGGAAGCGTACAAAACCGTCGGATTCAATGTCCCGCTGGTTGTGCGGCTTGAAGGAACGGAAGTGGAGGAAGGCCGAAAAATCATTAAAAACAGCGGCGTGAATATCGTCACTGCCGAGGGATTAACTGACGCAGCGAAAAAAGTGGTTGCGGCCACCGCACGCTGA
- the sucD gene encoding succinate--CoA ligase subunit alpha, whose protein sequence is MSILINKNTRVICQGITGKVGQFHTKGCKEYGTKMVGGVTPGKAGETVEGLPVFDTVMEAVKQTGADATMIFVPPAFTADAILEAVDAEIKTVIAITEGVPVLDMARVYPIVKRSNSVLVGPNCPGVITPGECKIGIMPGYIHKPGKVGVMSRSGTLTYEAVWQLTNLGLGQSTCVGLGGDPIVGTSFIDLFKMFQADSGTEAILMMGEIGGTAEEEAAAYVKQHVTKPVAAFIAGRTAPPGKRMGHAGAIISGGKGTAEEKLAALKAAGIEIAESPADMGAAVQRAVQRKK, encoded by the coding sequence ATGAGCATTCTCATCAACAAAAACACCCGGGTCATTTGCCAAGGCATCACCGGCAAGGTAGGGCAATTCCATACCAAGGGATGCAAGGAATACGGCACGAAAATGGTCGGCGGCGTGACACCGGGCAAGGCGGGTGAAACCGTCGAAGGCCTGCCGGTATTCGATACCGTGATGGAAGCGGTGAAGCAAACCGGCGCCGATGCCACCATGATTTTCGTGCCGCCGGCTTTCACCGCCGACGCCATTTTGGAGGCGGTCGACGCGGAAATTAAAACGGTCATCGCCATCACCGAAGGCGTGCCGGTGCTCGACATGGCTCGGGTCTATCCGATTGTGAAGCGCAGCAACTCCGTTTTAGTGGGTCCCAACTGCCCCGGCGTGATAACGCCCGGCGAATGCAAAATCGGAATTATGCCCGGTTACATCCACAAGCCCGGTAAGGTAGGCGTAATGAGCCGCAGCGGCACGCTCACGTACGAAGCCGTGTGGCAGCTCACGAATTTGGGGCTTGGGCAATCGACCTGCGTGGGCCTGGGAGGCGATCCGATCGTCGGCACTTCGTTCATCGATTTGTTCAAAATGTTCCAGGCCGATTCAGGCACGGAAGCAATTTTGATGATGGGGGAAATCGGCGGCACGGCCGAAGAAGAAGCCGCCGCCTACGTCAAGCAGCATGTGACCAAGCCGGTGGCCGCGTTTATTGCCGGCCGCACCGCCCCGCCTGGCAAGCGCATGGGGCACGCCGGTGCGATCATTAGCGGCGGCAAGGGAACGGCGGAGGAAAAGCTGGCCGCGCTGAAAGCTGCCGGAATCGAAATTGCCGAAAGCCCCGCCGACATGGGCGCTGCTGTCCAACGGGCCGTGCAGCGCAAAAAATGA
- a CDS encoding DUF6268 family outer membrane beta-barrel protein, which produces MNLFRIPRGKLGTILLQCQIAVALAICVRCAQAQQPGEPYRTSTTAQSASNFTSAQPGYSQPPTGNSISYSLTPLPPSLNSATIQPPLTPWPAAPPASAPLYDENDPNHPPTKLASFPRDATEPLLDQPNNFVLIPESQQPSLPPQRAGFFQRISATTTYLPRFDESNNVGFEDTEIYGVFGVPCPTRDSPLLIEPGTDFWVLDAPHFDLPSTVHDDYVEFHWLGKINDCWGADLMVTPGWHSDYQNANGSQAFRLESHAVVVYTWSPNLKIAVGAAYWGRLNANVVPAGGVIWTPNEDTRFELITPKPRIAYRVECEPTYERWVYIAGEFGGGQWAIEQTGGVDNILNYSDLRIMLGVEHKSLDLSLNGFAEIGYVFDRQLQYQTGPDQNLPGTMMVRVGLSY; this is translated from the coding sequence ATGAATCTATTTCGCATTCCTCGCGGCAAACTAGGAACGATCCTGCTGCAATGCCAGATCGCCGTGGCGTTGGCAATTTGTGTGCGCTGCGCGCAGGCACAGCAGCCTGGTGAACCGTATCGGACAAGCACAACCGCGCAATCGGCGTCTAATTTCACGTCCGCGCAGCCAGGTTATTCGCAGCCTCCCACGGGCAATTCCATTTCTTATTCGCTGACGCCATTGCCGCCGAGTTTGAACTCGGCAACGATCCAACCGCCCCTTACGCCGTGGCCGGCCGCGCCGCCGGCGAGCGCGCCATTGTACGACGAGAACGACCCCAATCATCCGCCGACGAAGTTAGCCTCATTTCCGCGCGATGCCACGGAGCCATTGCTCGATCAGCCCAACAATTTCGTTTTGATTCCCGAATCGCAGCAGCCAAGCTTGCCGCCGCAACGGGCTGGTTTCTTTCAGCGAATTTCCGCCACCACGACGTATTTGCCGCGATTCGACGAAAGTAACAACGTCGGTTTTGAAGATACGGAAATTTACGGCGTGTTTGGGGTACCGTGTCCGACGCGTGACTCGCCGCTGTTGATTGAGCCCGGCACCGATTTTTGGGTGCTCGACGCGCCGCACTTTGATTTGCCCTCCACGGTGCACGATGATTACGTGGAATTCCACTGGCTGGGCAAAATCAACGATTGCTGGGGGGCCGATCTCATGGTCACGCCCGGCTGGCACAGCGATTATCAAAACGCCAACGGCTCGCAAGCGTTTCGCCTGGAATCGCACGCCGTGGTGGTTTACACCTGGTCGCCGAATTTGAAAATTGCCGTGGGCGCCGCATACTGGGGCCGGTTGAATGCCAACGTAGTACCGGCCGGCGGTGTCATTTGGACCCCCAATGAAGATACGCGATTCGAGCTAATTACCCCCAAGCCCAGAATTGCATACCGTGTAGAATGCGAGCCCACATACGAGCGCTGGGTATACATCGCCGGCGAATTTGGCGGCGGACAATGGGCCATCGAGCAAACGGGTGGCGTCGACAATATCTTGAATTACAGCGACCTGCGAATCATGCTAGGGGTCGAGCACAAAAGCTTGGATCTTAGCCTAAATGGTTTTGCCGAAATCGGCTATGTTTTCGACCGCCAATTGCAGTACCAAACTGGCCCCGACCAGAACTTGCCCGGCACGATGATGGTTCGCGTGGGGTTGTCGTATTGA
- a CDS encoding phosphatase PAP2 family protein, with translation MKRPLIIALLIGLVAGCAELPLDHAAHQDLAQQADGRHADKTLSARAVNEETDEQAEADEPWAPVLITDSVLESDSFGNVTLTNDQLAACHLSAPSYWSELSLTNDAESDDQVHLLPPVNDGPAKHSDSSEAQEPVDLGSGGDHAPQDANAPPLFMNLQDHPLLFNLLNDQANFYRRGSLEWLAVGVGGAAILANTHADAGFGDAYGEFLRPSDTKLDFLKQFGNGVYVIPSLSAIWLFDYGIDSWLSNNESEFACTAWLQEWSGRSLRGLIVGGAPVVVLQYAIGSARPSEGIGSGWHPLRHHNGVSGHAFVGAVPFWTAAQMTDCCALDVSFYAAGTLAGWARIHTDTHYLSQVLLGWWLASMSVSAVNHTEWQKHQWYTVPTVDDDGVGIALLHLW, from the coding sequence ATGAAAAGGCCGCTCATCATCGCCCTGTTGATAGGGTTAGTCGCCGGCTGCGCTGAGCTGCCGCTCGATCATGCTGCGCACCAAGATCTGGCGCAGCAAGCAGATGGTAGGCACGCAGATAAGACCTTAAGCGCGCGAGCTGTCAACGAGGAAACCGACGAACAGGCTGAAGCCGATGAACCATGGGCGCCTGTTCTCATAACCGACAGCGTGTTGGAGTCTGATTCATTCGGCAATGTTACCTTAACGAACGACCAATTAGCTGCATGCCATCTTTCTGCTCCCTCGTACTGGAGTGAGCTTTCTTTGACGAATGACGCGGAGTCAGACGATCAAGTGCACTTATTGCCGCCAGTAAACGACGGGCCAGCCAAACATAGTGATTCTTCAGAGGCGCAGGAGCCTGTCGACCTTGGTAGCGGCGGCGACCACGCTCCTCAGGATGCCAACGCCCCGCCATTATTTATGAACTTGCAGGATCATCCGCTGCTGTTCAACTTGCTCAATGATCAAGCCAATTTTTACCGGCGCGGCAGCTTAGAATGGCTTGCCGTCGGCGTGGGAGGTGCGGCAATTTTGGCCAATACGCACGCAGACGCAGGGTTCGGCGATGCGTATGGAGAATTCCTTCGACCGTCGGACACCAAATTGGATTTTCTCAAGCAATTTGGCAATGGTGTGTACGTGATTCCAAGTCTGTCGGCGATTTGGTTGTTCGATTATGGCATCGACTCATGGCTCAGCAACAACGAGAGTGAATTCGCTTGCACTGCCTGGCTGCAGGAATGGAGTGGCCGATCGTTGCGCGGTCTAATCGTGGGAGGCGCGCCCGTCGTTGTGCTGCAGTATGCCATCGGCTCCGCGCGTCCCAGCGAGGGAATCGGCTCCGGATGGCACCCACTTCGTCATCATAACGGCGTCAGCGGTCATGCCTTCGTCGGCGCCGTGCCGTTTTGGACCGCCGCACAAATGACCGATTGCTGCGCATTGGACGTGTCGTTTTATGCCGCCGGAACTTTGGCCGGTTGGGCACGCATTCACACGGATACCCACTATTTGTCGCAAGTGTTGCTCGGCTGGTGGCTGGCCAGCATGTCGGTTTCAGCAGTCAATCATACCGAGTGGCAAAAACACCAGTGGTATACGGTACCCACCGTGGATGACGATGGCGTCGGCATTGCACTATTGCACTTGTGGTAA